One segment of Chloroflexota bacterium DNA contains the following:
- the dapA gene encoding 4-hydroxy-tetrahydrodipicolinate synthase: protein MAAQIGRLLTAMVTPFDSEGRVDYAQARKLALALVASGSDGVVVAGTTGESPTLTHDEEERLFAEIKEALDGRGDVVAGTGSNNTAEAIRYTETATRIGADAVLSVVPYYNKPPQEGLYRHFKAIADSTDLPVILYNVTGRTAVNMSADTVIRLSDVPNIIGIKEAGGDLGQAAAIIRDAAPGFLVWSGNDDQTYPIMAMGGYGIISVASHLIGAQIKAMMGLTLEGDLERAAAEHRRLLPIFQGLFVLANPIPVKYAVNKAGFNVGEPRLPLITPDPATAAALDKLMANYHVDLPTEAW, encoded by the coding sequence ATGGCAGCGCAGATCGGCAGGCTCTTGACCGCCATGGTGACCCCCTTCGACTCCGAAGGCCGCGTGGACTACGCGCAGGCCCGGAAGCTCGCCCTAGCCCTTGTCGCGTCCGGCAGCGACGGCGTCGTCGTTGCCGGCACCACCGGCGAGTCTCCCACCCTGACCCATGACGAAGAGGAGCGCCTCTTCGCCGAGATCAAGGAGGCCCTTGACGGGAGGGGCGATGTCGTCGCCGGCACAGGCAGCAACAACACCGCCGAGGCCATCCGCTACACCGAGACCGCCACGAGGATCGGCGCCGACGCTGTCCTGTCCGTGGTCCCCTACTACAACAAGCCCCCGCAGGAGGGCCTGTACCGCCACTTCAAGGCCATCGCGGACAGCACGGACCTGCCCGTCATCCTCTACAACGTGACCGGCCGCACCGCCGTCAACATGTCGGCGGACACCGTCATCCGCCTAAGCGATGTCCCCAACATCATCGGCATCAAGGAGGCCGGCGGCGACCTCGGCCAGGCGGCCGCCATCATCCGCGACGCCGCGCCCGGCTTCCTCGTCTGGTCCGGCAACGACGACCAGACCTACCCTATAATGGCCATGGGCGGCTACGGCATCATCAGCGTCGCCTCCCACCTCATCGGCGCCCAGATCAAGGCTATGATGGGCCTCACCCTCGAGGGTGACCTCGAGCGCGCCGCCGCCGAGCACCGACGCCTGCTGCCCATATTCCAGGGCCTCTTTGTACTGGCAAACCCAATCCCGGTGAAGTACGCTGTTAATAAGGCTGGTTTCAACGTCGGTGAGCCGCGCCTGCCCCTCATCACCCCGGACCCCGCCACAGCGGCAGCGCTCGATAAGCTCATGGCCAACTACCACGTAGACCTGCCCACCGAAGCCTGGTAG
- a CDS encoding aspartate-semialdehyde dehydrogenase produces MAGANIAVVGATGAVGRVVLSILEERGFPVERARLLASSRSAGTKLPFMGDELVVEEATPDAFEGADVVFFAAGGGTSKALAPEAARRGAVVVDKSSAWRMDATVPLVIPEINGDDLQGHNGIVSSPNCSTIVMLMALAPLHRANPITRVIVDTYQSASGAGAKGVAELYRQTHAMLDDQDVAASTFPYPLAFNVLPHVEDFTDDGYTTEETKMENETRKIMHLPELPVSATCVRVPVPISHSEAVHVEFENVMSPEEARDVLSEFPGVRVIDDVAAKSYPLAGFAAGKDEVFVGRIRQDRALANGLSLWTVGDNLRKGAALNAVQIAEELLERRLAGRNGNGR; encoded by the coding sequence ATGGCTGGAGCAAACATCGCCGTCGTTGGCGCCACCGGCGCCGTTGGACGCGTGGTCCTCAGCATCCTCGAGGAGCGCGGCTTCCCCGTCGAGCGCGCCCGCCTGCTCGCCAGCAGCCGCTCCGCCGGCACCAAGCTGCCCTTCATGGGCGATGAGCTCGTCGTCGAGGAGGCCACCCCAGACGCCTTCGAGGGCGCAGACGTTGTCTTCTTCGCCGCGGGCGGTGGCACCAGCAAAGCCCTCGCCCCGGAGGCCGCCCGTCGCGGCGCAGTCGTCGTCGACAAGTCCTCAGCATGGCGCATGGACGCCACCGTGCCCCTCGTCATCCCCGAGATTAACGGCGACGACCTCCAAGGGCACAACGGTATCGTCTCCAGCCCAAACTGCTCCACCATCGTCATGCTGATGGCCCTCGCGCCCCTGCACCGGGCCAATCCCATCACGCGCGTCATCGTCGACACGTACCAGTCGGCCTCCGGCGCGGGCGCAAAGGGCGTCGCGGAGCTGTATCGGCAGACCCACGCCATGCTCGACGACCAGGACGTTGCCGCCTCGACGTTCCCCTACCCCCTCGCATTCAACGTCCTCCCGCACGTCGAGGACTTCACGGACGACGGCTACACCACGGAGGAGACCAAGATGGAGAACGAGACCCGGAAGATCATGCACCTTCCGGAGCTTCCCGTCTCCGCCACCTGCGTCCGCGTGCCCGTGCCCATCTCCCACTCCGAGGCCGTGCACGTCGAGTTCGAGAACGTTATGTCACCCGAGGAGGCGCGCGACGTCCTCTCCGAGTTCCCCGGCGTCCGCGTCATCGACGACGTTGCGGCGAAGAGCTACCCCCTCGCCGGCTTTGCGGCGGGCAAGGATGAGGTCTTCGTGGGGCGCATACGGCAGGATCGCGCCCTGGCCAACGGCCTCTCCCTCTGGACTGTGGGCGACAACCTCCGCAAGGGCGCCGCCCTCAACGCCGTGCAGATAGCGGAAGAACTGCTGGAACGGAGGCTCGCCGGCCGCAACGGCAACGGGAGGTAG
- the dapB gene encoding 4-hydroxy-tetrahydrodipicolinate reductase has product MTTESSSSPLRVLVHGVSGRMGGEVLAAVRAAPDMEAVGGVDLRPSSSLAADFPFYTGVGTAIEALAPDVMVDFSIADASPGALKAAAGRGVHGVAGTTGIPAAELEAIDTLAKEHGVGVVIAPNFAIGAVLLVQLAQQLGRFFEVAEVVEQHHDAKIDAPSGTALAIARALVEGRGEPFARQMPDREPAPGSRGAELDGVSIHAQRMPGRLAHHEIVLGTQGQTLSLRHDTIGRDCYMPGVLTAIRQVVQYKGLVVGLEKLLNL; this is encoded by the coding sequence ATGACTACTGAGTCAAGTAGCAGTCCGCTCCGTGTACTCGTACACGGCGTATCCGGTCGCATGGGCGGCGAGGTCCTCGCCGCCGTGCGCGCCGCCCCCGACATGGAGGCCGTCGGCGGCGTAGACCTGCGCCCGTCATCCAGCCTCGCCGCCGATTTCCCCTTCTACACCGGCGTGGGAACGGCCATCGAGGCCCTCGCTCCCGACGTCATGGTGGACTTCTCCATCGCTGACGCCTCCCCCGGCGCGCTCAAGGCCGCGGCCGGGCGTGGCGTCCACGGCGTTGCTGGCACCACCGGCATCCCGGCCGCCGAGCTCGAGGCCATCGACACCCTCGCGAAGGAGCACGGTGTCGGCGTTGTCATCGCCCCCAACTTCGCCATCGGTGCCGTCCTGCTCGTGCAGCTCGCGCAACAGCTCGGCCGTTTCTTCGAGGTGGCAGAGGTCGTCGAGCAGCACCACGACGCCAAGATCGACGCCCCCTCCGGCACGGCCCTCGCCATAGCTCGCGCCCTCGTCGAGGGTCGCGGCGAGCCCTTCGCGCGCCAGATGCCCGACCGCGAGCCCGCTCCCGGCAGCCGCGGTGCGGAACTCGACGGTGTCTCCATCCACGCCCAGCGCATGCCCGGCCGCCTCGCCCACCATGAGATCGTCCTCGGCACCCAGGGGCAGACCCTGTCCCTGCGCCACGACACCATAGGCCGCGACTGCTACATGCCGGGCGTTCTCACTGCAATTCGGCAGGTGGTACAATACAAAGGACTTGTGGTGGGGCTGGAGAAGCTGCTCAATTTGTAG
- a CDS encoding polyribonucleotide nucleotidyltransferase → MRHSVQCDVGGKTLTIESGWVAGQADGSVTLRLGDTVVLVTACMSPNAREGIDFFPLSVEFEERLYAVGRIPGSFFRREGRPGTDGILAARLTDRPIRPLFPKGFRNEVQVVATVLSADQENPPDVLSIVGASAALSISSIPFEGPISGCRVGYVDGQLVVNPTYQQMENSQMELVVAGSRDAVVMVEAGAREVPESLVLDALDEAQRANAKVVAAIEQLVGLAGKPKVTVEPPPAPEQAAFDAITDDVRARMRQAIFAGREKGERDRELNLIEAEVAEAAADDVPRGQIADAFDKVVNQLFRQGVLKENVRADGRERTQVRPITCEVGVLPRTHGTGLFTRGQTQILSVVTLGSLSDEQRLDTLSPIETKRYLHHYNFPPYSVGEVRRVGSPGRREIGHGALAERALEPMIPHKDDFPYTIRVVSEALSSNGSTSMGSVCGSTMSLMDAGVPIKAPVAGVAMGLIMGEAGDYAVLTDIQGLEDHLGDMDFKVAGTADGITALQMDIKVKGITPAIMREALQQARDARLFILGKILEVIPAPRGYMSPFAPRMIKISIPVDKIGAVIGPGGKTIRAIIAESKATIDVQDDGTVFIGSPNEESLELARSKVEGLTKDAEVGSIFNGKVVRSTNFGAFVEILPGKDGLVRLGELAEEPVARVEDAVQIGDEVKVMVIEVDRLGRINLSRRAVLQGLTPEMALATAPAQPNGGGGPRNGGDRGGRPDFRRNGPPRGGFGGGRGPR, encoded by the coding sequence ATGCGCCACTCCGTTCAATGTGATGTTGGCGGCAAGACACTCACCATAGAGTCCGGCTGGGTTGCCGGACAGGCCGACGGCTCCGTCACCCTTAGACTCGGCGACACCGTCGTCCTTGTTACCGCCTGCATGAGTCCCAACGCCCGCGAGGGCATCGACTTCTTCCCCCTGTCCGTCGAGTTTGAGGAGCGGCTCTACGCCGTCGGGCGCATCCCCGGCAGCTTCTTCCGTCGAGAGGGCCGCCCCGGCACCGACGGCATCCTTGCCGCCCGCCTGACCGACCGCCCCATTCGCCCGCTCTTCCCCAAGGGCTTCCGCAACGAGGTCCAGGTCGTGGCGACTGTGCTCTCCGCCGACCAGGAAAACCCGCCCGATGTGCTCTCCATCGTGGGCGCGTCCGCGGCTCTCTCCATCTCCTCCATCCCATTCGAGGGCCCCATCTCCGGCTGCCGTGTTGGCTACGTCGACGGCCAGTTGGTGGTCAACCCCACGTACCAGCAGATGGAGAACAGCCAGATGGAGCTGGTCGTCGCCGGCAGTCGCGACGCTGTAGTCATGGTCGAGGCCGGCGCCAGGGAAGTCCCGGAGTCCCTCGTCCTCGATGCCCTCGACGAGGCCCAGCGCGCCAACGCCAAGGTCGTCGCCGCCATTGAGCAGCTCGTCGGCCTCGCCGGCAAGCCCAAGGTCACCGTCGAGCCGCCGCCCGCGCCCGAGCAGGCTGCCTTCGACGCCATCACGGACGACGTCCGCGCCCGCATGCGGCAGGCCATCTTCGCCGGCCGCGAGAAGGGCGAGCGCGACCGTGAGCTCAACCTCATCGAGGCGGAGGTCGCGGAGGCCGCCGCCGACGACGTTCCGCGCGGCCAGATCGCTGACGCCTTCGACAAGGTCGTCAATCAGCTCTTCCGGCAGGGCGTCCTCAAGGAGAACGTTCGCGCAGACGGCCGCGAGCGCACCCAGGTGCGCCCCATCACGTGCGAGGTCGGCGTGCTGCCGAGAACGCACGGCACCGGCCTCTTCACGCGCGGCCAGACGCAGATCCTCAGCGTCGTCACCCTCGGCTCACTCAGCGATGAGCAGCGCTTGGACACCCTGAGCCCCATCGAGACCAAGCGCTACCTGCACCACTACAACTTCCCGCCCTACTCCGTCGGAGAGGTGCGGCGCGTCGGGTCGCCCGGCCGCCGAGAGATCGGCCACGGCGCCCTCGCCGAGCGCGCTCTGGAGCCCATGATCCCGCACAAGGACGACTTCCCCTACACCATCCGCGTGGTGTCGGAGGCCCTCAGCTCCAACGGCAGCACGTCGATGGGTAGCGTCTGCGGCAGCACCATGAGCCTCATGGACGCCGGCGTGCCCATCAAGGCCCCCGTCGCGGGCGTCGCCATGGGCCTCATCATGGGCGAGGCTGGCGACTACGCCGTCCTGACCGACATCCAGGGCCTCGAAGACCACCTCGGCGACATGGACTTCAAGGTCGCCGGCACCGCCGATGGCATCACCGCCCTGCAGATGGACATCAAGGTCAAGGGCATCACGCCCGCCATCATGCGAGAGGCCCTGCAGCAGGCTAGGGATGCCCGCCTCTTCATCCTCGGCAAGATCCTGGAGGTCATCCCGGCCCCGCGCGGCTACATGAGCCCCTTCGCGCCGCGCATGATCAAGATCTCCATCCCCGTCGACAAGATCGGCGCGGTCATCGGCCCCGGCGGCAAGACCATCCGCGCCATCATCGCCGAGTCCAAGGCCACCATCGATGTCCAGGACGACGGCACCGTCTTCATCGGCTCCCCCAACGAGGAGTCGCTGGAGCTCGCCCGCAGCAAGGTCGAGGGCCTCACCAAGGACGCCGAGGTCGGCTCCATCTTCAACGGCAAGGTCGTCCGCAGCACCAACTTCGGCGCTTTCGTCGAGATCCTCCCTGGCAAGGACGGCCTCGTGCGCCTTGGCGAGCTCGCCGAGGAGCCCGTCGCCCGCGTCGAGGACGCCGTGCAGATCGGCGACGAGGTCAAGGTCATGGTCATCGAGGTCGACCGGCTTGGCCGCATAAACCTCTCGCGCCGCGCCGTGCTGCAGGGCCTCACGCCCGAGATGGCGCTCGCGACCGCTCCCGCGCAGCCGAACGGCGGCGGCGGTCCCCGCAACGGCGGCGACCGCGGTGGGCGACCCGACTTCCGGCGCAACGGACCGCCGCGTGGCGGTTTCGGCGGCGGCCGAGGGCCGCGGTAG
- the rpsO gene encoding 30S ribosomal protein S15, translating into MDIEQKQAIISNFKTHATDTGSTDVQIAVLTGRINELNRHLQVHKKDHHTRRGLLKLVGQRRRLLNYLGRTAPPRYRALLTHLGLRR; encoded by the coding sequence GTGGACATCGAGCAAAAGCAAGCCATCATCAGCAACTTCAAGACCCACGCGACGGATACCGGCTCAACCGACGTGCAGATTGCTGTCCTCACCGGACGCATCAACGAGTTGAACCGCCACCTCCAGGTCCATAAGAAGGACCACCACACGCGTCGTGGCCTGTTGAAGCTTGTCGGGCAGCGCCGGCGGTTGCTCAACTACTTGGGCAGGACGGCTCCCCCCAGATACCGTGCTCTCTTGACCCACCTCGGTCTCCGCCGCTAA
- the folD gene encoding bifunctional methylenetetrahydrofolate dehydrogenase/methenyltetrahydrofolate cyclohydrolase FolD: MAAEIINGNEIAKQVRGEVAEGVAALKASTGVEPGLAVVLVGDDAASAVYVRNKGRAAEEAGIYSETYRLPQETEQEEIVELVRQLNADNRFHGILVQLPLPPQVNEEAVLYTIDPAKDVDGLHPFNLGRLAAGNPTFVPCTPAGVQEMLVRTGHDPAGKHVVVCGRSNIVGKPVSLLLLQKAAGANATVTVCHTGTRDLGAITRQGDILIAAAGRPEFITADMVKEGVVVVDVGINRVDDATRERGYRLTGDVAFGPVSEVASAITPVPGGVGPMTIAMLLKNTLQSARQAAGV; this comes from the coding sequence ATGGCAGCTGAGATCATCAACGGGAACGAGATTGCGAAGCAGGTGCGCGGCGAGGTCGCAGAGGGCGTGGCGGCGCTGAAGGCGTCGACGGGCGTGGAGCCGGGGCTGGCGGTGGTGCTGGTGGGGGACGACGCCGCGTCGGCCGTGTACGTGCGCAACAAGGGCCGCGCCGCCGAGGAGGCGGGCATTTACTCGGAAACCTACCGGCTGCCGCAGGAAACGGAGCAGGAGGAGATTGTGGAACTGGTGCGGCAATTGAATGCCGACAACCGGTTCCACGGCATTCTTGTGCAGCTTCCCTTGCCACCACAGGTGAACGAGGAGGCGGTGCTGTACACCATCGACCCGGCCAAGGACGTGGACGGGCTGCACCCGTTCAACCTCGGCCGACTGGCGGCGGGGAACCCGACGTTCGTGCCGTGCACGCCGGCGGGGGTGCAGGAGATGCTGGTGCGCACGGGCCACGATCCAGCGGGCAAGCACGTTGTGGTGTGCGGGCGGAGCAACATCGTGGGCAAGCCGGTGTCGCTGCTGCTGCTGCAGAAGGCGGCGGGGGCGAACGCGACGGTGACGGTGTGCCACACGGGTACGCGAGACCTGGGCGCAATCACACGGCAGGGCGACATCCTCATCGCGGCGGCGGGACGGCCGGAGTTCATCACGGCGGACATGGTGAAGGAGGGCGTGGTGGTGGTGGACGTGGGGATCAACCGCGTCGACGACGCTACGCGGGAGCGGGGCTACCGGTTGACGGGGGACGTGGCCTTTGGGCCGGTTTCCGAGGTGGCGTCGGCGATCACGCCGGTGCCTGGGGGCGTCGGGCCGATGACGATTGCGATGCTGTTGAAGAATACGCTGCAGTCGGCGCGGCAGGCGGCGGGGGTGTAG
- a CDS encoding Rieske 2Fe-2S domain-containing protein — protein sequence MAEDYVRVADLSDLPPGELMRAEAHGYEICLANVDGEVVAVSNECPHASWPLHAGFLDGEEIVCAGHSIAFNIRNYVKVSPYDPGIPRFPVKVEDGGIWVASG from the coding sequence TTGGCCGAAGACTACGTCCGCGTCGCCGACCTGTCCGACTTGCCCCCCGGCGAGCTCATGCGCGCCGAGGCCCACGGCTACGAGATCTGCCTCGCCAACGTGGACGGCGAGGTCGTCGCCGTCAGCAACGAGTGCCCCCACGCCAGCTGGCCCCTGCACGCCGGCTTCCTGGACGGCGAGGAAATCGTCTGCGCCGGCCACAGCATCGCCTTTAACATCCGCAATTACGTCAAGGTCTCCCCCTACGACCCCGGCATCCCCCGCTTCCCCGTCAAAGTGGAGGACGGCGGCATCTGGGTGGCGTCCGGCTAG
- the cobO gene encoding cob(I)yrinic acid a,c-diamide adenosyltransferase, whose translation MTQDAHGDAHEAGAEARTGRRGATGLVIVNTGNGKGKTTAALGVLLRAWGRGMNVRMFQFIKNTGSRYGEQRAAEKIGLDISALGDGFTWLSKDLDHSGELAAEQWANCKEAILHGGHDVVVMDELTYALQFGWVSTDELIDTLKQRPPTMHVIITGRDAPETLVDYADLVTEMREIKHPFAEKGIKAQPGIEF comes from the coding sequence ATGACTCAGGATGCGCATGGAGATGCACATGAGGCGGGCGCCGAGGCTCGCACGGGCAGGCGCGGGGCTACGGGGCTGGTCATCGTGAACACGGGGAACGGCAAGGGCAAGACGACTGCTGCTCTCGGCGTGCTGCTGCGCGCTTGGGGGCGCGGGATGAACGTGCGAATGTTTCAGTTCATCAAGAACACGGGGTCGCGCTACGGCGAGCAGCGGGCGGCGGAGAAGATCGGGCTCGACATCAGCGCGCTGGGCGACGGGTTCACGTGGCTCTCCAAGGACCTGGACCACTCGGGCGAGCTGGCAGCGGAGCAGTGGGCGAACTGCAAGGAGGCTATCCTGCACGGCGGCCACGATGTCGTAGTGATGGACGAGCTCACGTACGCGCTGCAGTTCGGGTGGGTTTCAACGGACGAGCTTATAGATACGCTGAAGCAGCGCCCACCTACGATGCACGTCATCATCACGGGCCGGGACGCTCCGGAGACGCTGGTCGACTATGCCGACCTGGTGACAGAGATGCGGGAGATCAAGCACCCCTTCGCGGAGAAGGGCATCAAGGCGCAGCCGGGGATCGAGTTCTAG
- a CDS encoding Rieske 2Fe-2S domain-containing protein, whose translation MPENYVKVAQASAIKPGMLAMTKVGDVEVMIANLDGEFYALDNFCPHEGWALHEGILEDDCVECPGHSHFYSVKNGQRTGVPEERAATFPCKVEGDDVLVDLG comes from the coding sequence ATGCCGGAGAACTACGTGAAAGTCGCCCAGGCATCCGCCATCAAGCCGGGAATGCTGGCTATGACCAAGGTGGGCGACGTTGAAGTCATGATCGCGAACCTGGACGGCGAGTTCTACGCCCTCGACAATTTCTGCCCGCACGAGGGCTGGGCCCTCCACGAGGGCATTCTCGAGGACGATTGCGTCGAGTGCCCGGGCCACAGCCACTTCTACAGCGTCAAGAACGGCCAGCGCACAGGCGTGCCGGAAGAACGGGCCGCAACCTTCCCCTGCAAGGTGGAGGGTGACGACGTCCTCGTGGACCTCGGCTAG
- a CDS encoding trypsin-like peptidase domain-containing protein: MSAGIVFYIGAALVFLIAACSPSDEGRQPEGASAAAPPEPTPITIAAPAVTDTTVDIVALDAPVVENVTEAVTVEPQLDAMDIVAAREEVLSRIYEESLPSVVYVRVVHRLDPEDTQFGRDSFGGIPRGPLDEYQHGAGSGFVWDEEGHILTNWHVVEGSDSVSVAFHDGQEYDAEFLGGDPDSDLAILRIDPTLRDLEPLPRGDLDGLRVGQLALAIGSPFGQDFTLTSGIVSALGRTIRSGSGPYSIPLVVQTDAPINPGNSGGPLLDRLGQVIGINTQIISNSGSNSGVGFAVPVDIAEQVVPDLIEHGKYEYAWLGISGATLTSDAVEYIGLPEGTRGVLVIRAIEDGPASEAGIEGGDEEVTLEGEDLTIGGDVITGINGEEIREMHDLISYLVENSRPGDEITLDIVRDDGETVTLTVTLGTRPEN, translated from the coding sequence ATGAGCGCAGGGATAGTTTTCTACATAGGAGCCGCCCTCGTCTTCCTCATAGCGGCCTGCAGCCCTTCCGATGAGGGAAGGCAACCGGAGGGCGCCTCGGCTGCAGCGCCGCCAGAGCCCACGCCGATCACTATCGCGGCGCCGGCTGTCACAGATACGACAGTCGACATCGTAGCACTCGATGCGCCAGTGGTCGAAAACGTCACAGAGGCTGTCACAGTTGAGCCGCAGCTTGACGCCATGGACATTGTCGCAGCCAGGGAAGAGGTGCTGTCGCGTATCTACGAGGAGTCTTTGCCGTCCGTCGTATACGTACGCGTCGTCCACCGCCTCGACCCCGAAGACACACAGTTTGGCCGCGACTCCTTCGGCGGGATTCCCCGCGGACCCCTTGACGAGTACCAGCACGGGGCAGGTTCGGGCTTCGTATGGGACGAGGAGGGGCACATCCTCACGAACTGGCACGTGGTCGAGGGCTCCGACAGTGTGAGCGTCGCCTTCCACGACGGCCAAGAGTACGACGCGGAGTTCCTGGGCGGAGACCCGGACTCAGACCTCGCCATCCTGAGGATAGACCCGACGCTCCGGGACTTGGAGCCGCTGCCGCGCGGCGACCTGGACGGTCTCCGCGTGGGGCAGCTAGCGCTGGCCATCGGCAGCCCGTTTGGGCAGGACTTCACGCTGACCAGCGGCATCGTGAGCGCTCTTGGGCGGACGATACGCAGCGGGAGCGGCCCGTACTCCATTCCGCTGGTGGTCCAGACCGACGCGCCCATCAACCCCGGCAACTCCGGCGGGCCGCTGCTGGACCGGCTTGGACAGGTGATCGGCATCAACACGCAGATCATCAGCAACTCCGGGTCCAATTCCGGCGTGGGCTTCGCGGTGCCAGTTGATATCGCGGAGCAGGTCGTACCCGACCTGATCGAGCACGGCAAGTACGAGTACGCCTGGCTGGGCATCAGCGGGGCGACGCTGACTTCCGACGCGGTCGAATACATCGGGCTGCCCGAGGGCACACGGGGGGTGCTCGTCATCAGGGCGATCGAGGACGGGCCTGCGAGTGAGGCCGGCATTGAGGGCGGCGACGAAGAGGTCACGCTCGAAGGCGAGGACCTGACGATTGGGGGCGACGTCATCACAGGCATAAACGGCGAGGAAATCCGGGAGATGCACGACCTGATCTCCTATCTGGTGGAGAACTCCCGGCCGGGCGACGAGATCACGCTGGACATCGTGCGTGACGACGGGGAGACGGTGACCCTTACGGTCACCCTCGGCACTCGCCCGGAGAACTAG
- a CDS encoding YbaY family lipoprotein, which yields MLATAVALLLLAAACGGGPATNPTATVTAEVTSGKEPNASVRGTVTYRERIPLTPGAWLEVDLRDTSLQDVASVLIARQTIEDPGQVPIAFEVEYNRDDIDDRNTYSVEVRIIEADGRLAFTNDTAYDVITRGNPDRVDIPLVLVQPPPDLAAQVDGDHRTWVERPPQVIRAYHFQEFGDSYVRIEFYQSTVENCSRPGSQGLEVRGREIAATLTLQQPPDVPWDTGCAAEFVELDTIEYISGGLAPGEPYTITVNGEAVSTFTLPDERLGNTVIAESPVQRVEVMEMESNPVQFALQVVSGRPSGSCTQHNGYEIVRRNDNTINVRITHHQVADRDAMCTADFPIEETVVLLGTFEAGVEYTVTVNGEPLSEYGGPAKVVVGK from the coding sequence TTGCTCGCTACCGCAGTGGCGCTTCTGCTGTTGGCGGCGGCGTGCGGCGGCGGGCCGGCAACCAACCCGACGGCCACCGTGACCGCCGAGGTGACCTCCGGCAAGGAGCCGAATGCGTCCGTCCGCGGCACCGTGACGTACAGGGAGCGCATCCCGCTGACGCCGGGCGCGTGGCTGGAGGTCGATCTGCGGGACACGTCGCTGCAGGACGTTGCATCCGTGCTTATCGCCAGGCAGACCATCGAGGACCCGGGGCAGGTGCCGATCGCCTTCGAGGTCGAGTACAACCGGGACGACATCGACGACCGCAACACGTATTCCGTGGAGGTGCGGATCATCGAGGCCGACGGGCGGCTGGCGTTCACCAACGACACGGCCTACGACGTCATCACGCGCGGCAACCCGGACCGCGTTGACATTCCGCTGGTGCTGGTGCAGCCGCCGCCGGACCTTGCCGCGCAGGTCGATGGCGACCACCGCACGTGGGTGGAGCGGCCGCCGCAGGTCATCCGCGCCTACCACTTCCAGGAGTTTGGTGACAGCTACGTCCGCATCGAGTTCTACCAGTCCACGGTGGAGAACTGCTCCCGCCCCGGCAGCCAGGGCCTGGAGGTCAGGGGAAGGGAGATCGCGGCGACGCTGACGCTGCAGCAACCGCCCGACGTGCCGTGGGACACGGGCTGCGCGGCGGAGTTCGTGGAGCTGGACACCATCGAGTACATCTCCGGCGGGCTCGCGCCCGGCGAGCCGTACACAATCACGGTGAACGGCGAGGCTGTCAGCACATTCACCCTTCCGGACGAGCGGTTGGGGAATACGGTCATCGCGGAGTCGCCCGTGCAGCGCGTCGAGGTGATGGAGATGGAGAGCAATCCCGTCCAGTTCGCGCTGCAGGTGGTCTCCGGCAGGCCGTCAGGAAGCTGCACGCAGCACAACGGATACGAGATCGTACGGAGGAACGACAACACCATCAACGTGCGCATCACACATCACCAGGTCGCCGACCGGGACGCGATGTGCACCGCGGACTTCCCCATCGAGGAGACGGTCGTGCTGCTGGGGACGTTCGAGGCGGGCGTGGAATACACGGTCACGGTGAACGGCGAGCCGCTGTCTGAGTACGGCGGGCCGGCCAAGGTGGTTGTGGGCAAGTAG